In Desulfosudis oleivorans Hxd3, the DNA window GTGGATAACGTGCAGCTGCGCATGGCCCTGGAGGAAGCGGGCGTCCCCGTGCTGCAGCTGGAAAAAGAATACGGCGCCAAGGCCGATGCCGGACGCATGCGGACCCGGGTGCAGGCCTTCCTGGAACAGATTGGAAACGCCTCATGAGATTCAGACCGCCCACCGGATTGTTTGACCAGCTGGCCCTGCAGTTCGCGATTATCGAAAAACTTCCCCGGGGGTTTATCGACAAGGCCGGTTTCCTGATGAACGCCCTGAAGCTGGTACCCGAGGACGCCCGCAAGTCCATGAACGCCCTCTGGGAGCCCCACGTAAAGGAAGCCAGCCTGGATTACACCAAAATGGCGGCCACCTGGATCATGAACGCCAAGCGGGCCGCCAAAGAAGGCAAAAAGGTCATCCTGGTGCCCTTTAATTTCCCCTGTGAACTCATTCACGCCTTTGAAAGCGCGGTCCCCCTGACCAGTGAGGTGCTGACCACCCTGGGGGTCTCCATGCTGAAAGGGCAGGGAGAGGAGTTCTGGGACGTGGCCATGGGCCTGGGGTTGCCCGACCATATCTGTTCGGCCAATGCCATTGAACTGGGATCGGTTCTTTCCGGTGATGATTTCAAACCCGACGCCATCATCTCCAGTTCCCCGGGCGGGTGCGACGTAAACGCCAAAATCCACGAGTTCGTCTCCCATTATCTGAATATTCCCCAGTTTTTTCTGCAAAAGCCCACCGATGATTCGGGCCGCGGCCGGCAGTGGTACGGCACCTACATGCACAACCTGGTCACCGATCTGGAAAATTTCCTCGGGGAAACCCTGGACGAAGAGCGGCTGCGGCAGGCCATGACCCGGGCCAACCGCTGCACCGAGCTGTATTACGATTTGTGGGATCTGCAGCAGGCCGTCCCGAGCCCGGTACCGAATATTTTTTCCCTGTTTTTGTACGGCACCCGTTTTTCCATGTGGGGAACCGATGCCGGGGTGGGCCTGATGGAAACCCTGGTGCGCATCAGCCAGGACCGCCTGGTCCGAAAGGCATACCCCGCTGAACGGGAAAGGGCCCGCAGCCTCTGGGCCTATACCAGTTATTATCATGATTTTTTCGGATTTTTCAGCTGGATGGAAAAGCAGGGGATTTCCCATCTGGGAGACGGCCTGGACCTGTTTTTCCCCAGTGTGGTGGATACCACCAGCAGGGAAACCATGATCGAAGGGTTGACCGATGCAGCCTGGAACATGCCCATGACCCGGCAGGTGGGCGCGGAATCCATGTCCGGTTCCTGGACCGATGATGTCGTTTACGCGGCCAAGTCATTGCAGGCCGATTGCGTCATCTACTGCGGTCACCACTCCTGCAAGCAGACCTGGGGGGTGATCTCGATTCTCAGGGATGAACTGGCCAGGCGGCTGGGTATTCCCATCCTGATCCTGCAGGGCGATTCCTGGATGAAGAAAATGACCCCCATGAGCGATCTGCAGAACCAGGTGGAGGAGTTTGTCAATAATGTCGTGGCCCGCAAGGAGAGCGGCAAGCGGAAAATCCGGCAGCGCAAGCGGGCCAAAGCCGACCTGCGGGCTTCGGAAAAAGACGGATGACCCACCCATCGAAGAAAGATCAGACAGCCATGCTTTGCGCGGGCATTGATATCGGGTCGCTGACAGCCGAGGCGGTCATCGTCCGGAACGGTGACATCATAGGCGCGGAAACCATGAACGTGTTGTCCAATCCCGTGGAGTCGGCGGAAGTCATCCTGGGCCGGGCCATGGACACGGCGGGCGTCACCAGGGACCGGATCGCGTATACGGTCAGTACCGGGTACGGCCGGGAAATGCTTCAGGCCCGGGGTCTGGCCGACAGCAACGTCAGCGAGATCTCCTGTCACGGGTACGGGGCGTTTTGTCTGAATGCCGCCGTCCGGACCATTATTGATATCGGCGGTCAGGACGCCAAGGTGATCAAGCTCAACGCCGACGGCAAGCTGGTCAATTTTGTCATGAATGAAAAATGCGCCGCCGGCACCGGCCATTTTCTGGAAGTGATGAGCAAAACCCTGGAGGTGAGCCTGGAAGAACTGGGGCGGCTCTCCCGGGACGCCAGGAAACCGGCGGTGATGAGCAATCGCTGCACCATCTATGTGGAAACCGAAGTGATTCATTATCTGCAGCAGGGGGTGCCCAAAAAAGAGGTGGCCGCCGGGATCAACAAGGCCATGGCGGAAAGGGTGCTGGCCCTGGCCAGAAGGGTGAAGCCGGAACGAAAAATAATGATTACCGGCGGGGTGGCCAAAAATGTCGGCGTCCGCGCGGCACTTGAAGACATGCTTGCTGAAAAGATTCTGATGCCGGCCATAGATCCCCAGCTTATCGGTGCTTACGGCGCGGCCATGCTGGCCCGAAAGGAGGCATCGGCATGATTGCGGTGGGATGTGACATCGGCAGCATATTTACCAAGGCGGTGCTGATGGATGAGGATGATCTGCTGGCCTCCCGGATCATCCGGACCACCGGGAATATCGGCAGGGAGATCAACGGCCTGATTCAGGATACCACCGCCCACGGCGGAAAAGCGGCGGCTGACGTGGAAAAAATCGTCATTACCGGGGCCGGCGCTGAAATGGCCCCCCGGGCCGGCATAATGGAAGACCAGATCACCTGTGTGGCAGCGGCCGGAGCGTATTATCTGGAGGAAGTAGAGCTGGTCATCGATATCGGCGGCCAGAGCATCACCGCCATCCGGATTGACGAAGACGGCGACGTGGCAAACTACATGCGCAACGACAAGTGCGCCTCCGGATCCGGGCGGTTCCTGGAAGTGATCAGTAACAAGCTGGGTGTGGACATATCCCGCCTGGATCAGGAAGCGGGCCGGGCGTTATCCTCGGTGGGGCTCAGTTCCCAGTGCGGGGTGTTCATGGAAAGCGAGGTCATCTCCCACGTCAACCAGGGCATCCCCCGACAGGATATCCTGGCCGGGGTATGCGAAACCGTGGCCAACCTGGTGGTCTCCCAGGGCCGGCGGTTTGACGGCGTGGCGCATTACACCATTACCGGCGGCGTGGCCCGCATCGAAACCATCAACGCCATCATCGACAAAAAGATGAGCGGTCAATATCACCCCTTCCCCTTTGATCCCCAACTGGCCGGCGCCATCGGCGCAGCGCTCCTGGCCGATTACCACTAGCCCAAAGCGCTTTTCTTTGTAAAAAATTCTTTACATAATATCTATTTTTATTGTATAAAGTAAAATATGTTTAACAAAAATATGGAAATTGAGTCTCTTTTGAAACGGCTCGGACAACGTCTGAAAGAAGCACGCCTGGCCCGGAACGAAAGCCAGGCGTTGTTTGCCGAACGACTCGGCCTGACCCGTCAGTCGTACAGCCGGATGGAAAAGGGATCGCCACAGACCCTGATCGGTAACTGGATTGCTGCCGGCAGTATCCTGGGCCGTCTTGACGACTGGAAGGACATATTCGCCGAAAACGAAGATCTTTTTGCAAAATATGAAAAAAAGAGCGGCAAACGGCAACGGGCCGGCACCAGGAGGAATCAGCGCAAATGATCCGGCTTGATGTCTGGCTGACGGTGCCATCAGGCAAAAGTATCAAAGCGGGCAGCCTGGTTGTCGCTGATCCTGACACTGCCGGGGGAGGGCGGTTACGGGGGCAGTTCCGCTACAATCCCGAATACCTGGAACGCCCCGAGGCCTTTGCGCTTGATCCCCTGAACCTGCCTTTGTCCGCGGAAATCTTTGATGCAAATCGCCCCCGGGCCGGTGTCCATGGCGTTTTTGAAGACAGCCTGCCGGATGACTGGGGCCGGCGGCTCATGATCCGCCGTTACAATCTGAAACGTGATGAACAGCGTGTCCCCAATCTCTTACGGCTGCTGGGCGGCAAGGGGTTGGGGGCGTTGGGCTACGCAGAAGAGGGCTCACCCGGGCCGGAAACAACAAGTGTCTCCAGCCGGTACTTGCAGGAACTGGCCTTGCTTGCGGAAAAATTCGAGCAGGACCCCGCTGCCGCAACCGACGATGAATTCTCCCTTCTGTTCCAGGCCGGCAGTTCGCCCGGCGGGGCCAGGCCCAAGGTCCTTGTCGCGGATGAAAACGGCTCATATCTGGCAAAATTTGCCAGCGCCGGGGATCGACTGGACGTGGTCAGCCTGGAGGCGGCAGCCATGGAACTGGCCCGCCGGGCCGGAATAGACACGGCCGGGACCAGGCTTGTGCCCCTGGGCACAACCGGAAAATGCCTGCTGGTGAAGCGGTTCGATATCAACGCGGCAGGCGGTCGCAATCACCTGGTCAGCATGCAGACACTGCTCAGGGCCGATGACTATTATAACGCCGGTTACCGCGACCTGGCCGAAGTTATACGGCACATTTCATCACAACCCGCCCATGATCTTCACCGGCTATACCGGCAGATGGTATTCAACGTGCTGATCGGCAACACCGATGATCATCTCAAAAACTTTCTCATGCTGCATGATGAAACCGGCTGGCGCTTGAGCCCCGCCTTTGACTTGATACCGAATATCGGTTTCAACCGGGAACATGTGCTGCGAATCGGCCTGGATTCAAGACCGCCGGATTTTGAAACCCTGCTGGCCGAGTCAAAGTACTTTGGAATCAAGCGGCGGCAGGAAGCACGAAATACAATTATGGAAATTAATGCAGCCGTCATGGAATGGCCCGGCATTTTCAAGAAATGCCATGTGCCGGCAAGGGACGCGGATAGCATCGGGAAGGATATCATGCGGCGTACTTGTCGTACGCCGCAGTGACGAGGGGTGCAGCGCAACGCGGAAATTGGGCTTTTTACGAAGCCGTCAAAATTATCAATCAATCCATAACAAGGTGATCCCATGACTCATGAAAATTCCATAACCATAACCCACGACGGCGCACTGGCGATTGTGACCATCAACCGCCCCGGTCAGAAAAACGCCATGTCCGTCGACGTACTGGAAGAACTCTGTGAAGTTGCCGCCGACTTTCAAAAGCGTTCTGATGTTTCCGCAATCATCTTAACCGGCGCAGGCGATTGTTTCAGTGCCGGCGTCGATCTTTCCGATCCCCGGCTGGCGCAGGTCCTTATC includes these proteins:
- a CDS encoding 2-hydroxyacyl-CoA dehydratase subunit D, which translates into the protein MRFRPPTGLFDQLALQFAIIEKLPRGFIDKAGFLMNALKLVPEDARKSMNALWEPHVKEASLDYTKMAATWIMNAKRAAKEGKKVILVPFNFPCELIHAFESAVPLTSEVLTTLGVSMLKGQGEEFWDVAMGLGLPDHICSANAIELGSVLSGDDFKPDAIISSSPGGCDVNAKIHEFVSHYLNIPQFFLQKPTDDSGRGRQWYGTYMHNLVTDLENFLGETLDEERLRQAMTRANRCTELYYDLWDLQQAVPSPVPNIFSLFLYGTRFSMWGTDAGVGLMETLVRISQDRLVRKAYPAERERARSLWAYTSYYHDFFGFFSWMEKQGISHLGDGLDLFFPSVVDTTSRETMIEGLTDAAWNMPMTRQVGAESMSGSWTDDVVYAAKSLQADCVIYCGHHSCKQTWGVISILRDELARRLGIPILILQGDSWMKKMTPMSDLQNQVEEFVNNVVARKESGKRKIRQRKRAKADLRASEKDG
- a CDS encoding acyl-CoA dehydratase activase; translated protein: MTHPSKKDQTAMLCAGIDIGSLTAEAVIVRNGDIIGAETMNVLSNPVESAEVILGRAMDTAGVTRDRIAYTVSTGYGREMLQARGLADSNVSEISCHGYGAFCLNAAVRTIIDIGGQDAKVIKLNADGKLVNFVMNEKCAAGTGHFLEVMSKTLEVSLEELGRLSRDARKPAVMSNRCTIYVETEVIHYLQQGVPKKEVAAGINKAMAERVLALARRVKPERKIMITGGVAKNVGVRAALEDMLAEKILMPAIDPQLIGAYGAAMLARKEASA
- a CDS encoding type II toxin-antitoxin system HipA family toxin; translated protein: MIRLDVWLTVPSGKSIKAGSLVVADPDTAGGGRLRGQFRYNPEYLERPEAFALDPLNLPLSAEIFDANRPRAGVHGVFEDSLPDDWGRRLMIRRYNLKRDEQRVPNLLRLLGGKGLGALGYAEEGSPGPETTSVSSRYLQELALLAEKFEQDPAAATDDEFSLLFQAGSSPGGARPKVLVADENGSYLAKFASAGDRLDVVSLEAAAMELARRAGIDTAGTRLVPLGTTGKCLLVKRFDINAAGGRNHLVSMQTLLRADDYYNAGYRDLAEVIRHISSQPAHDLHRLYRQMVFNVLIGNTDDHLKNFLMLHDETGWRLSPAFDLIPNIGFNREHVLRIGLDSRPPDFETLLAESKYFGIKRRQEARNTIMEINAAVMEWPGIFKKCHVPARDADSIGKDIMRRTCRTPQ
- a CDS encoding helix-turn-helix domain-containing protein, which codes for MFNKNMEIESLLKRLGQRLKEARLARNESQALFAERLGLTRQSYSRMEKGSPQTLIGNWIAAGSILGRLDDWKDIFAENEDLFAKYEKKSGKRQRAGTRRNQRK
- a CDS encoding acyl-CoA dehydratase activase produces the protein MIAVGCDIGSIFTKAVLMDEDDLLASRIIRTTGNIGREINGLIQDTTAHGGKAAADVEKIVITGAGAEMAPRAGIMEDQITCVAAAGAYYLEEVELVIDIGGQSITAIRIDEDGDVANYMRNDKCASGSGRFLEVISNKLGVDISRLDQEAGRALSSVGLSSQCGVFMESEVISHVNQGIPRQDILAGVCETVANLVVSQGRRFDGVAHYTITGGVARIETINAIIDKKMSGQYHPFPFDPQLAGAIGAALLADYH